The proteins below are encoded in one region of Helianthus annuus cultivar XRQ/B chromosome 2, HanXRQr2.0-SUNRISE, whole genome shotgun sequence:
- the LOC110927953 gene encoding uncharacterized protein LOC110927953: MVLWLNKVVLQSRNVNSQFRAVVGNGSEVRFWIDKWRGELQFKDAFPALFSVAKDKYASVAESWDNEAGIYCCRWNRSLSNAAEFEQADQITSLLNGFVLTDSDDRWVKIFVWRLEMDRIPTRAALRRRHINLQEVSCALCEAEEETSLHLYTGCGFTFRVWSAIGAWCKIDPFFVFDVKDLLKLANGRRIKEENKIIQGIVMVSMWVIWNARNEKIFRDKGAKVGELVASIKSLSFIWLRSRSRFKKIVWKDWMVNPLYML; the protein is encoded by the exons ATGGTGTTATGGCTGAATAAAGTGGTTCTGCAATCCAGAAATGTTAACTCCCAGTTTCGAGCTGTAGTCGGCAATGGTTCTGAGGTTCGCTTCTGGATAGATAAATGGCGAGGGGAGTTGCAGTTTAAAGATGCTTTTCCAGCTTTGTTTAGTGTGGCAAAGGACAAATATGCTTCGGTGGCTGAATCATGGGATAATGAGGCTGGAATTTACTGCTGCAGGTGGAACAGGAGCTTGTCGAATGCTGCTGAGTTTGAGCAGGCTGATCAGATAACTTCTCTGCTGAACGGTTTTGTGTTAACTGATTCGGACGACCGTTGG GTTAAGATTTTTGTTTGGCGGCTCGAGATGGACCGTATTCCGACCAGGGCTGCTCTTCGAAGACGGCATATCAACCTCCAAGAAGTTTCATGTGCTTTGTGTGAAGCGGAAGAAGAGACGTCGTTACATCTTTATACCGGATGTGGTTTTACGTTTAGGGTTTGGTCGGCGATTGGTGCTTGGTGCAAGATAGACCCTTTTTTCGTTTTTGATGTTAAAGATTTATTAAAGCTTGCGAATGGGAGAAGAATTAAGGAAGAAAACAAAATTATTCAAGGTATTGTTATGGTTTCCATGTGGGTTATTTGGAACGCGAGGAATGAAAAGATCTTTAGAGACAAAGGTGCGAAAGTTGGAGAGCTAGTGGCGTCTATTAAATCTTTGTCCTTTATTTGGCTAAGGTCAAGATCTAGGTTTAAAAAGATTGTTTGGAAGGATTGGATGGTGAACCCATTGTATATGTTGTAG